The Sorghum bicolor cultivar BTx623 chromosome 6, Sorghum_bicolor_NCBIv3, whole genome shotgun sequence genome contains the following window.
TCAAGATCTTGTTCTTGTTTTCTCTTTTGGGATCCGTGCCTttttcgaatctcgaggacgagattcattttaaggggggtagatttgtaacaccctaaaaattgttttctgggaaatagagctaaaatgatttaattatgaatttctgtgttcatgaaacataggaaaataatattttcatttaaataaaattaatcataggacttagcaacttgttgtgcattcatgcttttGCACTAATTTTTGTCGACATGAGTGATTTGTCTAAAGCTCAAAAATATTTCAAAAGTGATTTTAAAATGGTTTGGAAAATGACTTTggaacaaaagaaagaaaattagaaagtatatataaaaaaaagaaaacctctccctctctctgttTTGGCCCGAAGGCCTGGCTCCTTCTTTTCCCCTCGGCCTCGGCCCGTTGGCCAGAGCGCACAGTCGGCCCAGCAACCGCGGCCCAATCCCCCCAGCCCAGCGCGCCATCCTTTCCCTCCTTTCCCCTCTCACTGACCAGTCGGGACCACGTGTCAGTCCCTTCCCCTTCCTCGTGTAGTGGCCGAGCAGGCCTCTGTCCAGAGCAAGCCGCGCCCTTTCCTTCTCGGTTTCCACGGGATTTTCCTGTGAGAAGATCGCCACTGCCTATATACGGTTCCCCAGCCTTCCCTCTGTGTTCTATTCCTTGCTTGGTCATCGCGAGAACGCCCTAATCCtattttggatctcgccgaaaaGCACAGGAACAAGCCGCCGCCGTGGAGCGCCCTATTCGCGGTCGCGCCGCCGATTTAGAGCTCTAGCCGAGTTTCCCGAATCTCCTACGAGGTTGCCAagctctttctttctttctcttgTGCTTTGGTTCACCCTATAACCTTCGCCGAACATGCAGAAACGCCGCCGTCCGCCAGCTTCCGTTGTCCGTGGTCTTCGGCCGTTCCTCGAGCCTCTATAATCATCTAGGTAAGTTCGCACGAAGCTTCTCTATCTCCCAGTATTTTTCCCATCGAAAACCGAGGCCGAAATCGTATTTGGatagaactccggcgagctccactctattccggccatggcgccaccggccAGAGCTCTGTAGCCGGCCAGCATCTCCTCTTCCCTCCGTGGATTGATCCTGAGCCGTTCGATCTAAAACCAAGGCACCAGATTAGAACATACCCCTTCGCGGctattttgctaaagagtccctggactTTTCCAggaatcaacccgcggtccatgACGTAATCTCAGCTTTACGCTTTTCAGTttggaaaacgtattttcgTCGATTTGAATCAAATtacgttttcagtatttacagttttgccaccagatttaaattgcttataacatgctcattttaaatccgatttggtccattcaaattgcgttaggttcgtatttacgagccttacatgttaaaaatattattccactgttttgaaactttttattttgcagtagcatttaattaattatttatctatagaaaATTCtggaaaaattcatatcttctccgttttaactccgtttttcgtgatctttacgtctatgaaatcgtagcgctgcgtagaatctttttataaacttttcatactgtttttatatgattggtgtactgttctaattatagccttgtttgcttcgtgtatgttgtctccgtttgtttgtgtgatgatgatcgagtttagacggagagcagtttcggtgatcaagatcaaagctttggcaacaagtgagACTAGCAGAaacaaaaggataagcaagagcatttggattaaggcaagtttagcatttggattttatttctgtgaccatgatcctgtgactagatcaatgttaagtaataaatgataaaaatgactttttagccacttgatgatttatctgtaagtgataaccgggacaacagtgcaaccatgagggctataatggctctggctttagttaagtatgagtaacttttctagctcgttagcggttacccgttgtggcgcaattggggaatagcagaccgtggattcctgcgggtgaatcacatggactgactaatgaaaccaagcggccctaacttgttagacgaacctttgaaagacttcatagtgatccctgccgacctccctaggaagggggttaagagactagctacctcgggcgaaagggtaaatcatgactcatgggtaaagatgtgcaacctctgcagagggttaaaaactagtatactagccgagctcacggtcaggagcggccttggggattcttgctgcgacgatgatgattcttgtgtgttaaatatgcccattatttattatttaatgctttacattatttatgtcacattgatcatgagattatgagggctatacaatctagctgctatacttgtggagttcgacatggactcactcttgctatttcccccacacttcaggagatgtgttaggcttgtgatcaaccagtcagttggatcctgtagagagaagttaatacccgaagtttggagttgtctatccgctgtttgttattaaaggttatctcttttatactaagtacgttatatatttatgcattgtcttttgatattaccccttatttgtagctatatatgagaattgacttctaaaactcatatatagtgtatatctggttttgtccttaaaatcgggtattacactttAGGCCGGCCACACGGAGCGGCACGGCAGGCCGACCGTGAGGAGCTGTGCGCGGTGGGGCACGACTGGCCGGCCACGCGGAGCGGCGCTGTAGGGCGACGGGCAGGCCGACCACATGGAACAACAACAGCCCTCCCCACATGAATCTAGCGGCGACGGCCCCTTCCTCACGTAGATTTGATGGCGTGGCCCCTTTCTCACTCGGATCCTGCGGCGTCGCCCCTTCCTCACGCGGATTCGGTGACGGCGGCCCCTTTCCTCACATGGATCTGGCGGCagtggtgaaaggtcctaatatggctagaggggggggtgaatagcctatttaaaaaatctacaaactcactagagcaagaggttagtaaataacaaagcgaagctttttgctctagctctaatagggtgtttgcaagccacctatccaacaattctagttgatataatcactaggcacacaagagctatgtcactacttacaatagaaagctacctaaagtttctatacaagtaagtaagctactctagtttgcggaaatgtaaaagagatggtttgaactttaaaccgccgcgtagaggggatgaaccaatcaataatatgaagtccaatcaccgggagaatgccaatcaaacacaattgagacaccaattttttctcccgaggttcacgtgcttgccggcacgctacgtccccgttgtgtcgaccaacacttggtggttcggtggctaagaggtgtagcacgaatctcgtcctcactaggacaccacaagaacctacccacaagtgaggtaactcaatgacacgagcaatccactagagttacctttcggctctccgccggggaaggtacaagacccctcacaatcaccggaagatggccacgaacaatcaccaactcgtgccaatgctccttcactgctccaagccgtctaggtggcggcaaccaccaagagtaacaagaaaaccgcagctagaacgatccccaagtgccactagatgcaatcactcaagcaaatgcacttggaataactcccaatctcacaaggatgaataatctatgaaggagatgagtgggaggtgtttgcttaggctcacaaggatgttaagtatgttagaatgccaagagagtgagccccaagccggccaaacacgtatttatagcccctcaaacaaatagagccgttggctctttcactaggcgaaatacggggtcaccggacgctcttaaaggggcaccggatgctcgacaccagcgtccggtgctccaacgtcagccgcgtgtcagagtctaacggtaacctacagagcaccggacactgagcaggttggcaccggactcatgcgcagagagctccgcaaactcgcagggtcaccggacgcaagccaccggacgcacactgagcgtccggtgctcaccggactcacacccagagagggtcgcaaaacgcccgcacaccggacgcgcaccaccggacgctcaagccagcgtccggtgcctatcgtccggtgccttaccctagctgggccaggcactgtctgcaccggacgctcagacgcagcgtccggtgcctcagaaGCTAGCGTccggcgacttctccaaatttcccaccggcgcaatagaaaatatgcacttcattttctcgaaaagcgctgaatcccgcctcgcaagctcggcgggagggagagaggaacccatcctctcactACCCTtccaactccacctccttctcaaagtgtgccaacaccacaaagtgtgtaccaacaagtgcacgtgtgttacctttttcacaatcattttcttcgaagaagttaagttagctcactaggttctaaaagcatgcatatgaacaatgacacctagtggcacttgataaccgcttagccaaagaattcccctctttatagtacggctatctatcctaaatgtgatcacaccctctatggtgtcttgatcaccaaaaccaaaaccctaagcaataccttcgccttgatctccatagggttttgtttttctctttcttcttttccaagttgagcacttgatcatcttgtggtcatcaccatcatcaccatgatcatcacttgctccatcacttggcatatgCCAACCTCATtatgtctacacacacttagcatagaggttagtactagggtttcatcaattatccaaaaccaaactagggctttcaggtgGCCCTCCCCACGTGGATCTAGCGGCAGTGCGGGCCCTCCTCCTCCATGACACAGACAATAGGTGGATCCGTGAGCAGCGGCTGCTACACATGGATGGCTCGGGGGGCCCTAGATTTGCTCGGCGTGCTCATCCAaggtttttcttttatttttttatctaattAACCGAGCTAGGCATGACACTGTCTCGGATAATTGTTGATTTATCGTGAGTCGTGACCTTTCATCAGAGAGGTTTCTTTTGCCCGCCTCTTAAAATCCAAAACGTCTGCCTCTATTAAGAATATTGTAGTAGTGCTTCTCACTTGCGGACAAATTAATCTGCCGGGGTACATCTTATCAGCTGACTGAAATTCCGTGATTCTCTTCAGTGAAAGAAAGTCGTGTGGCTTTTTTTGGTTGAAAAGCCTGCAGCCAATCTCATGGGTTGCTTTTCTATCTATGCTACATTAGTCATTATTAGGGCATGCAGGGCGCGTTGTACATGAAATTTAGATAGTACTGCATATAGCACGTAAACGCTCATTTGACAGCTTTTGGATGGACACGTGTGACATTTTATTATTGAGACACATGTTTAAGGCTATGTTTGGTAGAACTTTATTGGCTCTAACTCTAGCTCCTGACTTCTTCGAAGAAGTCCTACCAAATGGTTTAATAAAAAGAGTCGTTTTTTTAAAAAGGAAGCCGGAACTGTTTCGAAAAAACCTCCCAAACACAATCTAAATACATGTATGCTCGTTCACATCTATTAATGCATACTCTCTCCATACTTAAAAAATAAAGTTATTTTGAATAGCAACACAGTCTTCAAAATATAGCtttgacttcttgtttttataaaatatttatcaaaaaaagaTATATCTATGTttcaataaaaatatttttaagacaaatttattattaTGGTTTTCACACTTCAAACTCAGAAACTTAAAAAAtattcattatttatatttttaatgtttgattcaagtcttgtctaaaattattttattttttttagtacGGATAGAGTATATACCATATCCCATGTAAAAGCTGCGCTTATAAAGGACTCCGAAAATTAGATCCGTACATATCGATGTATGCCTACACATCAACAAAGCTGCCTAATTCCATTCGGTGCAATCATCTTCAGTAACTTAACCATCGGATTGCTTTCATATGCATCAGCTGATTACTGCCGTCACCTTTAGCTTTCAGATAAGCTCTTGATATGATGCGGCGATGGCCCAATTGGTCAACTAAAacggtgaaaaaaaaaatagaggggTCAAGTTCACTTTCACTGACACGTGTACCTGACGTATTAGAGAAGAAGACAGAGCGAGTGGGTCACTTCGCACTAATAATTTACATTTTCTTTATCTGTTTCAAATGGAGATGATCCCCAAGTCCCCATCTCCAACCACGTACTGTTTAGTATCGCTGCATAATTCACCTTCACCCGGAGTCCGGAGAGCACATATTTTAGAGGACCCAGACAGCACTTGAGACgcggggaaaaaaaaaaagaaaaattctATGCCCGTGATGCACATCAACCCCCTACAGCTAGCACCTCTCACACGTCACGAACCCCTACAGCAAGGCATTGATCAAGAGGATCTAACGGCATAGAATTAATAGAAAGGGTGTTGTATACAGGTTGATGTTTGTACACTGTACGTCACTCATGTATAGAAATTTTTCCCCCGAGACGCGATCCACGACTCAGTCACGAGACTCAGAACCATTTTCTTCGAGAACAAAGTACTGTAGGCAGCAGCTGGTTCTTGAATCAAAAACAGTGAGCAATCGAGCCTTGCCGCATTTGGGCCTACATAGTTCTTACTTTGGTTGGTGGTCGCCCAGCACGACTGATCGAGGCGTGTGGGCTCAAATAAGCCCAATGGACCAGAGTCGAGACCCAAACATCGTGGAGGCCTGCTTGATCAATGGCGGCCTCCACCCGCAAATCCCCAACGCCGCCGCGACGGCGCTGCTAGTCTTTGGTACTCCGTTCTGCTTCTGCCGTTCTTCAATCGAGAGATTACGATTTCTATAATCAAAATCCAGACGCGAATCAGAGAGAGATAGGGGGATTTGGGGGAATTAGTAGATACAGTAGAACAGAAGAGGAGGAGCAGCAGGTCGAAGGAAGCCCCAGCTTTCGCCGATgattgcggcggcggcggagaagagccccgaaagggaggcggaggAGTCGAACCCGCGCGCGGAGGCGTTTCTGGATATCATCTGCCGCGTCCCGGCGGGGGAGGTGGAGGCGGCGCTGTCCGCTTGCGGCATCGGCCCCACGGCGGAGGTCGCGGAACTGGTGCTCAAGTCCTGCGAGTGCTACAAGCGCCCCAAGTCCGCCGTCCGCTTCTTCCGCTGGGCGGGGCTGTCCCTGTCGCACACCGCCTACGCGTGGAACCTCCTTGTCGACATCCTCGGCAAGGCCGCCATGTTCGAGCCCATGTGGGACGCCATCCGCTCCATGCACCAGGAGGGCGGTGGCCGGCTCGTCTCCGTCGCCACTTTCGCCTCCGTCTTCGCCTCCTACTGCGCCAGTGGCAACCTCAAGGATGCCATCGCGGCCTTGGACGTCATGGACCGCTACGGCCTCAAGCCCGACGCCGTCGCGCTCAACTCGCTGCTCTCGGCGATTTGCCGCGTCGAGGGCCGCGCGCAGGCAGCGCACGACGTCTTCGAGCGCACCAAGGCCACCATCCCGCCCGACGCCGACACCTTCGCGATACTGCTCGAGGCATGTGAGAAGGAGGGGAACGCCATGCGCGCCAAGAGCGTCTTTGGCGAGATGGTCGTCCGCGTCGGCTGGGACGCGGCCAACGTGCCCGCGTACGACTCCTTCCTCTCCACTCTCGTCCGCGGCGGCCTGTTCGACGAGGCCTTCAAATTCCTGCAGGTGATGCGGAGCAAGGGCTGCTTGCCGGGGATCAAATTTTTTGCTACCGCTGTGGATCTGGTCGTCCTCAAGCGTGACTACCCCAACGCCGTAGCCATCTGGAACTTGATGGTCTCTGAAGCTGGCCTCGTTCCCAATTTCTCAATGTACAACGCCATGATTGGCCTCTACTGCAATGCTGGTGCCATGGACTATGCCCTTGGGATGCTTGATGAAATGCCCCTCAACGGTGTCTTTGCAAATTCTGTCACATACAATACCATACTGGAGGGATTCATAAAGCATTGCAAGGCTCGTGAGGCTGAAAGATTCCTAACAGAGATGAGCAAGAATGAGCAACTGCCTACTGCATCCAATTGCGCTGCTGCTATCAGCTTGTTCTTTAAGGAGTTTAACCCATCTGCAGCAATTGACGTGTGGCGCTGTATTGTGGAGCACAACATTACCCCAGCTGAGGACTCTGCCAAAGAGCTAATAGCAGGGCTGCTTGATTTTGGCAGGTTAACTGAGGTGGAGAGGCGTGCCGATGAGATGATTGACATGAGAGTTGAGTTGTCACGGTCTACAATGGATAATATGAAGCGTGCTTTTGCTAAGGCTCAAAGGCACCAGTCATATGACCGCATTGCTAGAAGGCTGAAGAGACACACCTGAATGCTTTAATCAGCTGGTATGTCTTCTTTCCACTGTTTAGTGTGTGCCACTGTTTGTATGAAATTGACTGTGTTAGTGACTGTGAGTGCCATTGTTTGTATGTGATTGCTGATCATTTCATCTTGTGTTATTCACTTCCTAATTAGGCCTTGTGACATTTTTTTGTTGACTACCAAGTGCTATATTGAACTGTCAAGTTCTTGTATGTGTCAAGTCTTTGTTGCTCTTGGTTGGTGTTACTCTCCTTGTCTTGGTAAATAGGGTCCTTTAACACAATGCAAGACCTATAGAAAGGACTGTAATATGCTAACATATTCCTTTGATTGCTTCTCACCTCTTTCTTTGTCAAGGCATTGAATGTTTATTCcttttttccattatcatttatgGAATGTCGAATCAGCTTGCACCCAAAACCTTTTGAGGAACTTGAATAAAGAGAGAACTCACACATTTGATTCATTGAATGAATGTAGCTTGTTTCCCTTCCTTTGGTCTAATGACTCAACAGTTATGTCCTTGTTTTAGGCTTTACTAATTTTTCTCTTATATAACTATCATTAGTTGTCTTGGTCTTGCTATTTTGCCATAGCTGAGTCAAGTCATATTTTAGCTTAGGTTTAGTCAAACTAACAATGCTTGGCATATGAATATGAGATTCTTAACCCTAAACTTTGAAGACTTTCTTTCCTTGTTATACGCCAAAGCCAAGAGGTGGTGTCTGTTGTGCAATATTCTTCTTTCATTGTACCCTATTAGTAGCTTTCCTAAATGTTTTTGGTCATCATGGAGAAAGATTTATTGCACTATGAAGCATGGGTTTCTGTGGATTGTTGCTCATATTAGGTACGCTTTAATGTTTCTTCCATGTGGACCCTAGAGCATCTTGACATGTGTTCAGGATCAAACCTCTTGATTCATGTAGTTTCAGTGGAATTAAATGGAATGACCACATGACGATGCCATATTGTTAGCTACAAAATGTTTATGTTTCCATCCTAGAAAGTTC
Protein-coding sequences here:
- the LOC8056017 gene encoding pentatricopeptide repeat-containing protein At1g77360, mitochondrial: MIAAAAEKSPEREAEESNPRAEAFLDIICRVPAGEVEAALSACGIGPTAEVAELVLKSCECYKRPKSAVRFFRWAGLSLSHTAYAWNLLVDILGKAAMFEPMWDAIRSMHQEGGGRLVSVATFASVFASYCASGNLKDAIAALDVMDRYGLKPDAVALNSLLSAICRVEGRAQAAHDVFERTKATIPPDADTFAILLEACEKEGNAMRAKSVFGEMVVRVGWDAANVPAYDSFLSTLVRGGLFDEAFKFLQVMRSKGCLPGIKFFATAVDLVVLKRDYPNAVAIWNLMVSEAGLVPNFSMYNAMIGLYCNAGAMDYALGMLDEMPLNGVFANSVTYNTILEGFIKHCKAREAERFLTEMSKNEQLPTASNCAAAISLFFKEFNPSAAIDVWRCIVEHNITPAEDSAKELIAGLLDFGRLTEVERRADEMIDMRVELSRSTMDNMKRAFAKAQRHQSYDRIARRLKRHT